A stretch of the Mycobacterium sp. ITM-2016-00317 genome encodes the following:
- the leuC gene encoding 3-isopropylmalate dehydratase large subunit: MANANQPRTLAEKVWSDHVVVTGTGEGAAREPDLIYIDLHLVHEVTSPQAFDGLRLAGRQVRRPDLTIATEDHNVPTIDIDKPIADPVSRTQVETLRRNCEEFGIRLHPMGDVEQGIVHIIGPQLGLTQPGMTVVCGDSHTSTHGAFGALAMGIGTSEVEHVLATQTLPLRPFKTMAVNVDGKLPPGVSAKDLILAVIAKIGTGGGQGYVIEYRGSAIESLSMEGRMTICNMSIEAGARAGMVAPDETTFEFLRGRPHAPQGADWDAAVQAWRRLRTDDGAEFDTEIYLDASTLSPFVTWGTNPGQGVPLSATVPDPEMIFDEGERQAAEKALAYMDLRPGTPMREIPVDTVFVGSCTNGRIEDLRVVAEVLRGRRVADNVRMLVVPGSMRVRAQAESEGLGEIFTAAGAEWRQAGCSMCLGMNPDQLAPGQRCASTSNRNFEGRQGKGGRTHLVSPAVAAATAVRGTLSSPADLAGESAH; the protein is encoded by the coding sequence ATGGCCAACGCGAACCAGCCCCGCACGCTCGCCGAGAAGGTGTGGAGCGACCATGTCGTCGTCACCGGCACCGGCGAAGGTGCCGCACGTGAGCCCGACCTCATCTACATCGACCTGCATCTGGTCCACGAGGTCACCAGTCCGCAGGCGTTCGACGGGCTCCGGCTCGCCGGCCGTCAGGTCCGCAGGCCCGATCTGACGATCGCCACCGAGGACCACAACGTGCCGACGATCGACATCGACAAGCCGATCGCGGATCCGGTGTCGCGCACCCAGGTCGAGACGCTGCGCCGCAACTGTGAGGAATTCGGAATCCGGCTGCACCCCATGGGCGACGTCGAGCAGGGCATCGTGCACATCATCGGTCCGCAGCTGGGCCTGACCCAGCCCGGGATGACGGTCGTCTGTGGCGACAGCCACACCTCGACCCACGGCGCGTTCGGCGCACTCGCGATGGGCATCGGCACCTCCGAGGTCGAGCATGTGCTTGCCACCCAGACACTTCCGCTGCGGCCGTTCAAGACGATGGCGGTCAACGTCGACGGGAAGTTGCCACCAGGGGTCAGCGCAAAGGACCTCATCCTGGCCGTGATCGCCAAGATCGGCACCGGCGGTGGTCAGGGCTACGTGATCGAATACCGGGGCAGTGCCATCGAATCGCTGTCGATGGAAGGCCGGATGACGATCTGCAACATGAGCATCGAGGCCGGCGCCCGGGCCGGCATGGTCGCCCCGGACGAGACGACATTCGAGTTCCTGCGCGGCCGCCCGCATGCGCCGCAGGGCGCCGACTGGGATGCCGCGGTGCAGGCCTGGCGCCGGCTGCGCACCGACGACGGCGCCGAGTTCGACACCGAGATCTATCTCGACGCCTCGACGTTGAGCCCGTTCGTCACCTGGGGGACCAATCCCGGCCAGGGCGTTCCGCTGTCCGCCACGGTGCCGGACCCCGAGATGATCTTCGACGAGGGGGAGCGACAGGCGGCCGAAAAGGCTTTGGCTTACATGGACCTTCGCCCGGGTACCCCGATGCGGGAGATTCCGGTGGACACGGTCTTCGTCGGTTCGTGCACGAACGGCCGGATCGAGGACCTACGGGTGGTCGCCGAGGTGCTGCGCGGCCGCAGGGTCGCCGACAACGTCCGGATGCTGGTGGTGCCGGGCTCCATGCGGGTGCGAGCCCAGGCCGAATCCGAGGGTCTGGGTGAGATCTTCACTGCCGCAGGCGCGGAATGGCGCCAGGCGGGGTGCTCGATGTGCCTCGGCATGAACCCCGATCAGCTCGCGCCCGGGCAACGGTGCGCATCAACGTCCAACCGCAATTTCGAAGGCAGGCAGGGCAAGGGGGGCCGCACACACCTGGTGTCGCCCGCGGTCGCCGCCGCGACAGCGGTGCGCGGCACCCTGTCATCCCCCGCCGACCTCGCCGGCGAATCCGCCCACTGA
- the leuD gene encoding 3-isopropylmalate dehydratase small subunit, whose translation MEAFRTHTGIGVPLRRSNVDTDQIIPAVYLKRVTRTGFEDGLFAAWRNDPSFILNSPPFDKGSVLVAGPDFGTGSSREHAVWALMDFGFRVVISSRFADIFRGNAGKAGLLAAEVSQDDVELLWKLIEQHPGTEITVNLQDRTITAGTMMVPFNIDDYTAWRLLEGLDDIGLTLRKVDEIEDFEQHRPEWKPRTLPA comes from the coding sequence ATGGAAGCTTTTCGCACTCACACCGGGATCGGCGTTCCGCTGCGCCGCTCGAACGTCGACACCGACCAGATCATCCCCGCCGTCTACCTGAAGAGGGTGACGCGAACGGGATTCGAGGACGGCCTCTTCGCCGCCTGGCGTAACGACCCGTCCTTCATTCTGAATTCGCCGCCCTTCGACAAGGGCTCGGTTCTGGTCGCCGGCCCCGATTTCGGCACCGGCTCGTCACGCGAGCATGCGGTCTGGGCGCTGATGGACTTCGGATTCCGGGTAGTCATCTCGTCCCGATTCGCCGATATTTTCCGGGGCAACGCCGGAAAGGCCGGCCTGCTGGCCGCCGAAGTGTCCCAAGATGACGTCGAATTGTTGTGGAAGCTCATCGAGCAGCATCCGGGCACGGAAATCACTGTGAATCTTCAAGATCGGACCATCACCGCCGGAACCATGATGGTGCCGTTCAACATTGACGATTACACCGCCTGGCGACTGCTCGAAGGACTCGACGATATAGGCCTTACGCTGCGGAAAGTCGACGAGATCGAGGATTTCGAGCAGCATCGGCCGGAGTGGAAACCGCGTACCTTGCCGGCGTGA
- a CDS encoding HU family DNA-binding protein, which produces MNKAELIDVLTEKLGSDRRQATAAVENVVDTIVRAVHKGESVTITGFGVFEQRRRAARVARNPRTGETVKVKPTSVPAFRPGAQFKAVVSGAQKLPAEGPAVKRGVTATTARKAAKKAPAKKAAAKKAAPAKKAPAKKAATKAAPAKKATAAKKAAPAKKATAAKKAAPAKKATAAKKAAPAKKAPAKKAATKAAPAKKPTAAKKAPAKKAPAKRGRK; this is translated from the coding sequence ATGAACAAAGCAGAGCTCATCGACGTACTCACGGAGAAATTGGGCTCGGATCGTCGGCAAGCGACTGCGGCGGTGGAGAACGTTGTCGACACCATCGTGCGCGCCGTGCACAAGGGTGAGAGCGTCACCATCACGGGCTTCGGTGTTTTCGAGCAGCGTCGTCGCGCAGCACGCGTGGCGCGCAATCCGCGCACCGGTGAGACCGTGAAGGTCAAGCCCACCTCAGTCCCGGCGTTCCGTCCCGGCGCTCAGTTCAAGGCTGTTGTCTCTGGCGCACAGAAGCTTCCGGCCGAGGGTCCGGCGGTCAAGCGCGGCGTGACCGCGACGACCGCCCGCAAGGCGGCCAAGAAGGCTCCGGCCAAGAAGGCTGCTGCGAAGAAGGCCGCACCGGCCAAGAAGGCTCCGGCGAAGAAGGCTGCGACCAAGGCGGCACCGGCCAAGAAGGCCACCGCCGCCAAGAAGGCGGCACCGGCCAAGAAGGCCACCGCCGCCAAGAAGGCGGCACCGGCCAAGAAGGCCACCGCCGCCAAGAAGGCAGCACCGGCCAAGAAGGCTCCGGCCAAGAAGGCTGCGACCAAGGCTGCACCGGCCAAGAAGCCCACCGCCGCCAAGAAGGCGCCCGCGAAGAAGGCTCCGGCCAAGCGCGGACGCAAGTAA
- a CDS encoding NUDIX hydrolase produces MPKEHKRDAVVVKKAPVLAAGAVLWRPQECTGASEVALVHRPRYDDWSLPKGKVDPGETEPVTAVREIEEETGYRARLGRRLPTITYPVDHATKNVRYWAARCLGGEFHPNDEVDELRWLAPEDAMPLLSYPHDRKVLRHFRKQPADTQTVLVVRHGTAGDKKRYRGDDRKRPLDKRGRAQAESLVGQLLAFGAEELFAADRVRCRQTLDPLAEELGVGIHDEPALTEEAYAEDRKTARHRVLEIAEKSVTPVICTQGKVIPDLISWWCERDGVRPDKSRNRKGSTWVMSLSDGRLIAADHISSPLPPKK; encoded by the coding sequence GTGCCCAAGGAGCACAAGCGGGATGCAGTCGTGGTGAAGAAGGCGCCCGTCCTGGCCGCCGGCGCGGTGCTGTGGCGGCCTCAGGAGTGCACGGGCGCATCGGAGGTCGCACTCGTGCACCGTCCGCGCTACGACGACTGGTCGCTTCCCAAGGGGAAGGTGGATCCCGGCGAGACCGAACCGGTCACCGCGGTGCGCGAGATCGAGGAGGAGACCGGTTACCGCGCGCGGCTCGGGCGCCGGCTGCCGACCATCACCTATCCGGTCGACCACGCCACCAAGAACGTGCGGTACTGGGCTGCGCGCTGCCTCGGCGGTGAGTTCCACCCGAACGACGAAGTCGACGAACTGCGTTGGCTCGCCCCCGAGGACGCGATGCCGCTGCTGAGCTATCCGCACGACCGCAAGGTTCTGCGGCACTTCCGCAAGCAGCCGGCCGACACCCAGACGGTGCTCGTGGTGCGTCACGGCACCGCGGGCGACAAGAAGCGTTACCGCGGTGACGACCGAAAACGTCCGCTGGACAAGCGCGGCCGCGCCCAAGCCGAATCCTTGGTGGGACAACTGCTGGCGTTCGGCGCCGAGGAGTTGTTCGCCGCCGACCGGGTGCGGTGCCGGCAAACGCTGGACCCGTTGGCCGAGGAGCTCGGGGTGGGGATCCACGACGAGCCGGCGCTGACCGAAGAGGCCTATGCCGAGGACCGCAAGACCGCCCGCCACCGCGTCCTGGAGATCGCGGAGAAGTCGGTGACACCGGTGATCTGCACTCAGGGCAAGGTGATTCCGGACCTGATCTCCTGGTGGTGCGAGCGCGACGGGGTGCGGCCGGACAAGTCACGCAACCGCAAGGGCAGCACCTGGGTGATGTCGCTGTCGGACGGCCGGTTGATCGCCGCCGATCACATCAGCAGCCCGCTGCCCCCGAAGAAGTGA
- a CDS encoding RNA degradosome polyphosphate kinase: MTEAQTRQDQAEPAEAPETLSPPPAPADSAPVAPPAATSPTVENPLPEDRYLNRELSWLDFNARVLALAADPSLPLLERAKFLAIFASNLDEFYMVRVAGLKRRDEMGLSVRSADGLSPREQLRRISERTQQIASRHAHVFLDAVRPALADEGIIIVTWSELDEAERGRLSTYFHEQVFPVLTPLAVDPAHPFPFVSGLSLNLAITVKQPDDGGQHFARIKVPDNVDRFVELFSREGTPGTVRFLPMEELIAAFLPVLFPGLEIVEHHAFRITRNADFEVEEDRDEDLLQALERELARRRFGSPVRLEVSDDMTEGMLELLLRELDVAPGDVVEVPGLLDLSSLWQIYGVDRPALKDPPFVPATPSAFGERETPKSIFAALRDSDVLVHHPYDSFSTTVQRFIEQAAADPNVLAIKQTLYRTSGDSPIVNALIDAAEAGKQVVALVEIKARFDEQANIKWARALEQAGVHVVYGLIGLKTHCKTCLVVRREGSTIRRYCHVGTGNYNPKTARLYEDIGLLTAAPDIGADLTDLFNSLTGYSRKESYRNLLVAPFGVRKGIIERIEREIAATRDGADGRIRLKANALVDEQVIDALYRASQAGVRVEVVVRGICALRPGELGFSENITVRSILGRFLEHSRIIHFRAIDEYWIGSADMMHRNLDRRVEVMAQVKDPRLTAQLNEIFESATDPSTRCWELGPDGHWTASPQEGHTVRDHQRSMMELHRHP, translated from the coding sequence ATGACCGAAGCCCAGACCCGGCAGGATCAGGCGGAGCCAGCCGAGGCACCGGAGACGCTCTCCCCGCCCCCAGCGCCGGCGGATTCAGCACCCGTGGCGCCGCCGGCGGCGACGTCTCCGACGGTCGAGAACCCGTTGCCTGAGGACCGCTACCTCAACCGGGAACTGAGCTGGCTGGATTTCAACGCCCGGGTCCTGGCGCTGGCGGCCGATCCGTCGCTGCCGCTGCTGGAGCGCGCGAAGTTCCTGGCGATCTTCGCGTCCAATCTCGACGAGTTCTACATGGTGCGGGTCGCCGGGCTGAAACGCCGCGACGAGATGGGGCTGTCGGTGCGCTCGGCCGACGGCCTGTCACCGCGGGAACAGCTGCGCCGGATCAGCGAGCGCACCCAGCAGATCGCCAGCAGGCACGCGCACGTGTTTCTCGACGCGGTGCGGCCCGCCCTCGCCGACGAGGGCATCATCATCGTCACCTGGTCCGAACTCGACGAGGCCGAACGCGGCCGGCTCTCGACCTATTTCCACGAGCAGGTGTTCCCCGTGCTGACACCGCTGGCCGTCGATCCTGCGCACCCGTTCCCGTTCGTCAGCGGGCTCAGCCTCAACCTCGCGATCACCGTCAAACAGCCCGACGACGGTGGCCAGCACTTTGCCCGAATCAAGGTGCCGGACAACGTCGACCGCTTCGTGGAGCTGTTCAGCCGGGAGGGCACGCCGGGCACGGTGCGGTTCCTCCCGATGGAGGAACTGATCGCGGCGTTCCTGCCGGTGCTGTTCCCGGGCCTGGAAATCGTCGAACACCACGCGTTTCGCATCACCCGTAACGCCGACTTCGAGGTGGAAGAGGACCGCGACGAGGATCTGCTGCAGGCGCTGGAACGGGAACTGGCCCGTCGCCGCTTCGGATCTCCGGTGCGCCTCGAGGTCTCCGACGACATGACCGAGGGCATGCTGGAGTTGCTGCTTCGCGAGCTCGACGTCGCACCCGGCGATGTGGTCGAAGTGCCCGGGCTGCTGGATCTCTCATCGCTGTGGCAGATCTACGGCGTGGATCGGCCCGCGCTCAAGGACCCGCCGTTCGTGCCCGCGACCCCGTCGGCGTTCGGTGAACGCGAGACCCCCAAGAGTATTTTCGCCGCGCTGCGCGACAGCGATGTCCTCGTGCACCACCCGTACGACTCGTTCTCGACCACCGTGCAACGGTTCATCGAGCAGGCCGCGGCCGACCCCAACGTGCTCGCGATCAAACAGACCCTGTACCGCACCTCCGGCGACTCGCCGATCGTCAACGCGCTCATCGACGCCGCCGAGGCCGGCAAGCAGGTGGTGGCGCTCGTCGAGATCAAGGCCAGGTTCGACGAACAGGCCAACATCAAGTGGGCGCGTGCGCTGGAACAGGCAGGCGTGCACGTGGTGTACGGCTTGATCGGCCTGAAGACACACTGCAAGACATGTCTGGTGGTGCGCCGGGAAGGATCGACGATCCGGCGCTACTGCCACGTCGGCACCGGCAACTACAACCCGAAGACCGCGCGCCTGTACGAGGACATCGGTCTGCTGACCGCCGCCCCCGACATCGGCGCCGACCTGACGGACCTTTTCAACTCGCTGACCGGCTACTCGCGCAAGGAGTCCTACCGCAACCTGCTGGTCGCGCCGTTCGGCGTGCGCAAGGGCATCATCGAGCGCATCGAGCGCGAGATCGCCGCCACCCGGGACGGCGCCGACGGACGGATCCGGTTGAAGGCCAATGCTTTGGTCGACGAGCAGGTCATCGACGCGCTGTACCGTGCCTCGCAGGCCGGTGTGCGCGTCGAGGTCGTGGTCCGGGGCATCTGCGCGCTGCGCCCCGGCGAACTCGGCTTCTCGGAGAACATCACGGTGCGGTCGATCCTCGGCCGGTTCCTGGAACATTCACGGATCATTCATTTCCGCGCGATCGACGAGTACTGGATCGGCAGCGCCGACATGATGCATCGTAATCTCGACCGGCGCGTGGAAGTGATGGCGCAGGTTAAGGATCCGCGGCTGACCGCCCAGCTGAACGAGATCTTCGAATCGGCGACCGATCCGAGCACCCGGTGTTGGGAGCTCGGCCCCGACGGGCACTGGACGGCCTCGCCGCAGGAGGGGCACACCGTGCGCGACCATCAGCGGTCGATGATGGAACTCCACAGGCACCCGTAG
- the cofC gene encoding 2-phospho-L-lactate guanylyltransferase — protein sequence MALVSGMNTNHADVGLVIAVKRLTAAKTRLAPVYSAAAREDVMLAMLVDTITAAMAVPAVLSVLIVTPDQDAADAARGLGARVLADPTPQGHRDPLNNALSAAEADARRESANIVALQGDLPALQTEELAGAIAAARAHPRSFVADRHGTGTSALFAFGVALDPRFGPDSARRHRRSGAQELTGSWPGLRSDIDTPDDLLAARDLGVGAVTAQVIGRIMNR from the coding sequence ATGGCGCTCGTGAGCGGCATGAACACCAACCACGCCGACGTCGGCCTGGTGATCGCGGTCAAGCGGCTCACCGCTGCCAAGACACGCCTGGCGCCCGTGTACTCGGCGGCCGCGCGGGAGGACGTCATGCTGGCGATGCTCGTCGACACCATCACCGCGGCGATGGCCGTGCCTGCGGTGCTCTCGGTGCTCATCGTGACCCCCGACCAGGATGCCGCCGACGCGGCCCGCGGGCTCGGCGCCCGGGTACTCGCCGACCCGACACCGCAGGGCCATCGAGACCCGCTGAACAACGCGCTGTCGGCGGCCGAAGCCGATGCCCGCCGGGAGAGCGCCAATATCGTTGCGCTGCAAGGTGATCTGCCCGCACTACAGACCGAGGAACTGGCCGGGGCGATCGCCGCGGCGCGCGCACACCCGCGCAGTTTCGTCGCCGACCGGCACGGCACCGGCACCTCGGCGCTGTTCGCGTTCGGCGTCGCGCTGGACCCGCGATTCGGGCCAGACTCCGCGCGACGGCACCGCCGTTCCGGGGCGCAGGAACTGACCGGATCCTGGCCCGGGCTGCGCTCGGACATCGACACCCCCGACGACCTGCTCGCCGCACGCGACCTCGGCGTCGGCGCGGTGACGGCGCAGGTTATCGGGCGCATCATGAATCGTTAA
- a CDS encoding NAD(P)H-dependent glycerol-3-phosphate dehydrogenase, protein MGAGAWGTALAKVLADAGNEVRLWARRPELAEEINRTHRNPGYLDTALPGSIRATSDAAEALAGACTVLLAVPSQTLRTNLGQWKCHLEPDASLVSLAKGIELDTLLRMSQVVTQVTGADPARVAVVTGPNLASEIAAEQPAATVVACTDSGRAVALQRALATGYFRPYTNSDVIGAEIGGACKNVIALACGMAAGVGLGENTAAAIITRGLAEIMRLGIALGAKPTTLAGLAGIGDLVATCSSPYSRNRSFGERLGKGGTIEAAREATGGHVAEGVTSCRSVLALASSYDVEMPLTEAVHRVCHKGLSVDEAVALLLGRTTKPE, encoded by the coding sequence ATGGGTGCCGGGGCGTGGGGAACAGCCCTCGCGAAAGTGTTGGCCGATGCCGGCAACGAGGTCAGGTTGTGGGCGCGCCGGCCGGAGCTGGCCGAGGAGATCAACCGGACCCATCGCAATCCCGGTTACCTGGACACCGCGCTGCCCGGGTCCATCCGGGCCACCAGCGACGCCGCGGAAGCGCTCGCCGGGGCGTGCACGGTGCTGCTGGCCGTTCCGTCGCAGACCCTGCGGACCAATCTCGGGCAATGGAAGTGCCACCTTGAGCCCGACGCCTCACTGGTCAGTCTGGCCAAGGGCATCGAACTGGACACGCTGCTGCGGATGAGTCAGGTCGTCACGCAGGTGACCGGTGCGGACCCCGCCCGGGTCGCGGTGGTGACCGGGCCGAACCTGGCCAGCGAGATCGCCGCCGAGCAACCCGCCGCCACCGTGGTGGCCTGCACCGACTCCGGCCGCGCGGTGGCACTGCAGCGTGCGCTGGCCACCGGCTACTTCCGCCCGTACACCAACTCCGACGTCATCGGCGCCGAGATCGGCGGCGCATGCAAGAACGTCATCGCGCTGGCCTGCGGGATGGCCGCAGGTGTCGGACTGGGGGAGAACACCGCCGCGGCGATCATCACCCGCGGGCTGGCCGAGATCATGCGGCTCGGAATTGCGTTGGGCGCCAAGCCCACCACGCTGGCGGGCCTGGCCGGGATCGGCGATCTCGTGGCCACCTGCAGCTCCCCGTACTCGCGGAACCGGTCCTTCGGTGAACGGCTCGGCAAAGGCGGGACCATCGAGGCCGCGCGCGAGGCGACCGGCGGCCACGTCGCCGAAGGCGTCACCTCGTGCCGGTCGGTGCTGGCGCTGGCCTCCAGCTACGACGTCGAGATGCCGTTGACCGAGGCCGTCCACCGGGTATGCCACAAGGGCCTGTCGGTCGACGAGGCGGTGGCCCTGCTGCTGGGCCGCACCACCAAACCGGAGTGA
- a CDS encoding cystathionine gamma-lyase translates to MAGTYGDSTRSIKALGAESIPGIPVAPTPMPAAAYHLAADEDETLDTYGRKSNPNWRQLESALAQLEGASAALTFGSGMAALTAVLRTVAEPGRTIVVPADGYYQVRAYAREYLAPRGVTVVEARCAQMCDAARGADVVLAETPSNPGLDVVDLHRLAMTCRAQQTLLVVDNTTATPFGQQPLSFGADLVVASATKTLAGHHDVLAGYVAGSHPELMDKINRERLLAGPILGAFEAWLVLRSLGSAGLRFERQCQNAAALALMLRSHPAVRSVRYPGLPEDPSHAVAAAQMRRFGGIVSVELADARAVHDLVGRSELLVASTSFGGIHTSVDRRARWGDPVPHGFARISLGIEDTDDIVDDVRRALGTA, encoded by the coding sequence ATGGCGGGCACCTACGGAGATTCCACCAGGAGCATCAAAGCCCTTGGGGCTGAGTCGATTCCAGGAATACCGGTGGCGCCGACGCCGATGCCGGCGGCGGCGTATCACCTCGCCGCCGACGAGGACGAAACCCTGGACACCTACGGGCGTAAGTCCAACCCGAACTGGCGGCAGCTGGAATCCGCGCTGGCTCAGCTCGAAGGCGCCTCCGCGGCGCTGACTTTCGGCTCGGGCATGGCGGCGCTGACCGCGGTGCTGCGGACCGTCGCCGAGCCGGGGCGCACGATCGTGGTGCCCGCCGACGGCTACTACCAGGTGCGCGCGTATGCCCGGGAGTACCTCGCCCCGCGCGGGGTCACCGTCGTGGAGGCGCGGTGCGCACAGATGTGCGACGCCGCCCGCGGAGCGGACGTGGTGCTGGCCGAGACGCCGTCGAACCCCGGCCTGGACGTGGTCGACCTGCATCGGCTGGCGATGACGTGCCGGGCGCAGCAGACCCTGCTCGTGGTGGACAACACCACCGCCACCCCGTTCGGACAGCAGCCGCTGTCGTTCGGCGCCGACCTGGTGGTGGCCAGCGCCACCAAGACGCTGGCCGGTCACCACGACGTCCTGGCCGGTTACGTCGCGGGCAGCCACCCCGAACTGATGGACAAGATCAACCGCGAACGGCTGCTGGCCGGACCCATCCTCGGCGCGTTCGAGGCGTGGCTGGTGCTGCGCAGCCTGGGCAGCGCCGGTCTGCGGTTCGAGCGGCAGTGCCAGAACGCCGCGGCGCTGGCTCTGATGCTGCGCTCGCACCCGGCGGTGCGCTCGGTGCGCTACCCGGGCCTGCCCGAAGATCCGTCCCACGCCGTCGCGGCGGCGCAGATGCGGCGCTTCGGCGGGATCGTCTCCGTCGAACTGGCCGACGCCCGCGCGGTGCACGACCTCGTCGGCAGAAGCGAGTTGCTGGTCGCGTCGACGAGTTTCGGCGGCATCCACACCTCGGTCGACCGACGGGCCCGCTGGGGTGACCCGGTTCCGCACGGGTTCGCCCGGATCTCGCTCGGCATCGAGGACACCGACGACATCGTCGACGACGTCCGGCGGGCACTCGGGACGGCGTGA